A stretch of Lathyrus oleraceus cultivar Zhongwan6 chromosome 6, CAAS_Psat_ZW6_1.0, whole genome shotgun sequence DNA encodes these proteins:
- the LOC127091738 gene encoding uncharacterized protein LOC127091738 isoform X2 produces MSLGSTLSNSSAGLSDTIGNPVFEEKKSSSDVTIGNSVFEEKKSSSDVTNAGMGQNKSLLMPKQEKSNLEIPPCTLVVVNSKEKVVLNEGSDKNLGSQTIKPNTELSLAAKEGLGLSIGDDVSKQIVQDTLKQESPVVSGSTSLSLSIKEHLFTSVTSPKINKINPDLDKGEPVSLELSLSKEECSTHSSNTDAKSDSDTTRVNSRANWDLNTTMDAWDEGSDASSVKTSIDGLNITHSAHDEKQLMSPTRMTPPTSVISVMQACKESQNNDFITSPGLHGQQYKYVDSPDLCLSSSNVEEPSRISVKLNSGNATPIVSLPSLTGTAGDANTASFRLVKPEPVDDNLKKNLKVVNAGPVDSLDSVAVKQEFIQHSIIKPSNSTVSNSKLVDSTVIKSEPCHEGSQERSKTAESTTTAQLSKVLPQISLSSSASMTGSVVLNSTQVSAKGTHPAVKAVCTPLLTSSNIIGQLENCSRAGVNVEKACEKVSSNPEHVPLVTVAFPMVGTATELANHGLKYSSIVTKKEVADDHDGCRLKLMNEPFDQRDSGEACVSDEEKITLSADMLEDDSYGSDLESDDNHAVTVAVDIGRYVEDDDYEDGEVREPLEPSKVEDIICEVREVEHPDLCNYDNKPVEKGVVSNDYPTSSRVVENDNTDVIHNEIISKDGVNIPMHEKLGKVIDKNVCVQESLDGEKSDIAADKRPVNVLERKPLDLSERTIVSETQETVQPSDHAIDGSHVIDVQCADEVVKTTDTVRQTDFDFPKMEGYANTEDITKDVCNSGNQGRIIDLSRAASSSSPGKTRPISGRSLPTRAGRDVLSDTLDGDKLYRGRDEVYADSPHRFSRERHQDRNSRLNFGRGRGRVSNRIRGDWESEREYSGEFYNGPSQQFRGTRSKYASAIDDTDLEYNNVGPDDSYVVNGRLGRKPLNDGSYIAPRRRSPAGGRDGIQMGHRNPRGVSPNSRCIGGDGSELGGMRHSEKFMRGFADTLDSVYTRPQQFEGLDGRFSRGRGRNFSSMQRRGGLPRMRSKSPVRSRSRSPGQWSSPRRRSPRRRSPDSFGGHPEMTHRRSPLYRVDRMRSPDRPVFTGERVVRRHGSPQYISRPSNDMRDIDSARDHGHPRPVISNRSPSGRILIRNNRRFDVVDHRDRADNDEEYFGGGGAMHSGRMVEHNNSEGNGEERRRFGERRGPVRSFRPPYNNANNNGENFHLNAEDGPRQHYRFCSDESDFHERGNNLRERDFDRRMKGRTGNGPPRRTRNMDEQEENFRHGGQVWSDDGFDDISRVKRKRF; encoded by the exons ATGTCACTGGGTTCAACCCTTTCCAACAGTTCTGCTGGGTTATCTGATACCATTGGAAACCCTGTATTTGAAGAAAAGAAATCAAGTTCTGATGTTACCATTGGAAACTCTGTATTTGAAGAAAAGAAATCAAGTTCTGATGTTACCAATGCTGGCATGGGGCAAAATAAATCTTTGCTTATGCCCAAACAGGAAAAATCAAACCTTGAAATTCCACCGTGTACTTTGGTTGTTGTGAATAGCAAAGAGAAGGTGGTCCTCAATGAAGGTAGTGATAAAAATCTGGGATCCCAAACAATTAAGCCTAATACGGAACTCTCATTGGCTGCAAAAGAAGGTCTTGGACTTAGCATTGGAGATGATGTTAGCAAACAAATTGTTCAAGACACACTTAAACAAGAGAGTCCCGTAGTTTCTGGAAGTACTAGCTTATCTTTAAGCATCAAGGAGCATTTGTTTACATCTGTTACAAGTCCGAAAATTAACAAAATTAATCCTGATCTTGATAAAGGAGAACCTGTCTCACTGGAATTATCTTTAAGCAAGGAGGAATGCAGTACTCATAGTTCAAATACTGATGCTAAAAGTGATAGTGACACTACTCGTGTTAATAGCAGGGCTAACTGGGATCTGAATACTACAATGGATGCATGGGATGAAGGGAGTGATGCCAGTTCTGTTAAAACTTCTATTGATGGGCTGAACATTACTCACAGTGCACATGATGAGAAACAGTTAATGAGCCCCACTAGGATGACACCACCAACAAGTGTTATATCTGTaatgcaagcatgcaaagagaGTCAGAACAATGATTTCATTACTTCTCCAGGTCTGCATGGGCAGCAGTATAAATACGTGGATTCACCTGATCTTTGTCTTTCTTCATCTAATGTTGAGGAACCCTCTAGAATATCTGTTAAACTAAATTCAGGCAATGCAACTCCCATTGTTAGTTTGCCAAGTCTGACAGGTACTGCTGGTGATGCAAATACTGCTAGTTTTAGGTTGGTAAAGCCAGAGCCAGTCGATGATAACTTAAAAAAGAATTTGAAAGTAGTTAATGCTGGTCCTGTAGATTCATTGGACAGTGTTGCTGTCAAACAAGAATTTATTCAACATTCAATTATCAAGCCATCTAATTCAACTGTTAGCAATTCAAAGTTGGTTGATTCTACAGTCATTAAATCTGAACCGTGTCACGAGGGTAGTCAGGAAAGATCCAAAACAGCAGAGAGTACTACTACAGCTCAGTTGAGTAAAGTGTTGCCACAAATATCATTAAGTTCTTCTGCTTCCATGACAGGGTCAGTTGTGTTGAATTCTACACAAGTTTCTGCAAAGGGAACTCATCCTGCTGTGAAAGCTGTCTGTACACCATTATTAACTTCCAGTAATATAATAGGTCAACTGGAAAATTGTAGTCGCGCAGGAGTTAATGTTGAGAAAGCATGTGAGAAAGTTTCGTCAAATCCTGAGCATGTTCCTCTGGTAACAGTTGCTTTTCCTATGGTTGGTACTGCTACAGAATTGGCTAATCATGGTTTGAAATATTCTTCTATTGTAACCAAGAAAGAAGTTGCCGATGATCATGATGGTTGCAGATTGAAACTCATGAATGAGCCTTTTGATCAACGAGACAGTGGTGAAGCCTGTGTTAGTGATGAAGAAAAGATAACCTTGTCTGCTGATATGTTGGAGGATGATTCTTATGGTTCTGATTTAGAGTCAGATGACAACCATGCTGTAACTGTTGCTGTAGACATTGGGCGATATGTTGAAGATGATGATTACGAGGATGGTGAGGTTCGAGAACCACTGGAGCCTTCCAAAGTGGAGGACATCATATGTGAGGTAAGAGAGGTAGAACATCCTGACTTATGTAATTATGATAATAAACCAGTGGAGAAAGGAGTTGTGAGTAATGATTATCCCACTTCATCTCGTGTGGTGGAAAATGACAATACGGATGTAATCCACAATGAAATAATTAGTAAAGATGGTGTGAACATTCCAATGCATGAGAAGCTTGGTAAAGTCATTGATAAAAATGTGTGTGTGCAAGAGTCATTGGATGGTGAAAAATCTGATATTGCTGCTGATAAGAGACCAGTTAATGTTTTGGAAAGGAAACCATTAGATCTTTCAGAAAGAACAATTGTCTCTGAAACACAGGAGACTGTACAGCCTTCCGATCATGCCATTGATGGAAGCCATGTGATAGATGTCCAATGTGCTGATGAGGTTGTGAAAACAACCGACACAGTTAGACAAACTGACTTTGATTTTCCTAAGATGGAAGGATATGCAAATACTGAAGATATAACTAAAGATGTTTGTAACAGTGGTAATCAAGGAAGAATAATAGATCTGTCACGAGCTGCTAGTTCCTCATCCCCTGGTAAAACCAGGCCTATTTCAGGCAGATCTCTTCCGACTCGAGCTGGAAGAGATGTATTGTCTGACACACTTGATGGGGACAAGTTATACAGAGGAAG AGATGAAGTTTACGCTGATTCTCCCCATAGATTTTCAAGAGAAAGACATCAAGACAGGAACTCTAGATTGAATTTTGGACGTGGTAGAGGAAGAGTTAGTAATCGAATTCGTGGTGACTGGGAATCTGAGCGCGAATATTCTGGTGAATTTTACAATGGTCCGAGTCAACAGTTCCGTGGCACGAGGTCAAAATATGCATCTGCTATTGATGATACTGATCTGGAGTACAATAATGTTGGACCAGATGACTCATATGTTGTCAATGGACGTTTAGGTAGAAAGCCATTGAATGATGGGTCTTACATTGCACCGAGAAGAAGGTCACCTGCAGGTGGAAGAGATGGCATCCAAATGGGGCATAGAAATCCAAGAGGGGTTAGCCCGAATAGTAGATGTATTGGGGGGGATGGTTCAGAGTTAGGTGGTATGAGGCATAGTGAGAAATTTATGAGGGGTTTTGCCGATACTCTAGATTCAGTGTATACACGCCCACAACAATTTGAAGGATTGGATGGTCGGTTTTCAAGAGGAAGGGGTAGGAATTTTTCTTCAATGCAGAGAAGGGGTGGTCTTCCTCGAATGCGGTCGAAGTCACCTGTCAGATCAAGGAGTCGTTCACCCGGTCAATGGTCATCTCCAAGAAGGAGATCCCCGAGAAGAAGATCCCCAGATAGTTTCGGTGGCCATCCTGAAATGACTCATAGAAGATCACCATTATACAGAGTTGACAGAATGAGATCCCCTGATCGACCTGTTTTCACTGGGGAGAGAGTGGTTAGGAGACATGGCTCGCCTCAATATATATCTCGACCTTCTAATGATATGAGGGACATTGATTCTGCTAGGGACCATGGTCATCCAAGGCCTGTCATTTCTAATAGGAGTCCATCTGGTAGGATTTTAATCAGGAACAACCGAAGATTTGATGTTGTAGATCACCGGGACAGAGCAGATAATGACGAAGAATACTTTGGTGGCGGTGGGGCTATGCATTCTGGCAGGATGGTAGAGCATAATAATAGTGAAGGAAATGGTGAGGAGAGGAGAAGATTTGGTGAGAGGCGAGGACCTGTTCGAAGTTTCAGGCCACCCTATAACAATGCTAATAATAATGGTGAGAACTTTCACCTTAATGCTGAAGATGGACCTAGACAACATTATAGATTCTGTTCAGACGAGTCAGATTTTCACGAGAGAGGTAACAACTTAAGGGAAAGGGACTTTGATAGACGAATGAAAGGTAGGACTGGAAATGGACCACCTAGAAGAACAAGAAACATGGATGAACAAGAAGAAAATTTCAGGCATGGTGGACAAGTTTGGAGTGACGATGGTTTTGATGATATTTCCCGAGTGAAAAGGAAAAGATTTTGA
- the LOC127091738 gene encoding uncharacterized protein LOC127091738 isoform X1, translated as MPISGHEESGVKSFAGQFSDLVAGVPIKKRRYPPLFRSSSPPPPTPSEEPCSIAEETELLRKENSSTSQGSTLSNVSIAGAPIKKRRFPSSLQASLEEASRPEKSHALRKEHSSMSLGSTLSNSSAGLSDTIGNPVFEEKKSSSDVTIGNSVFEEKKSSSDVTNAGMGQNKSLLMPKQEKSNLEIPPCTLVVVNSKEKVVLNEGSDKNLGSQTIKPNTELSLAAKEGLGLSIGDDVSKQIVQDTLKQESPVVSGSTSLSLSIKEHLFTSVTSPKINKINPDLDKGEPVSLELSLSKEECSTHSSNTDAKSDSDTTRVNSRANWDLNTTMDAWDEGSDASSVKTSIDGLNITHSAHDEKQLMSPTRMTPPTSVISVMQACKESQNNDFITSPGLHGQQYKYVDSPDLCLSSSNVEEPSRISVKLNSGNATPIVSLPSLTGTAGDANTASFRLVKPEPVDDNLKKNLKVVNAGPVDSLDSVAVKQEFIQHSIIKPSNSTVSNSKLVDSTVIKSEPCHEGSQERSKTAESTTTAQLSKVLPQISLSSSASMTGSVVLNSTQVSAKGTHPAVKAVCTPLLTSSNIIGQLENCSRAGVNVEKACEKVSSNPEHVPLVTVAFPMVGTATELANHGLKYSSIVTKKEVADDHDGCRLKLMNEPFDQRDSGEACVSDEEKITLSADMLEDDSYGSDLESDDNHAVTVAVDIGRYVEDDDYEDGEVREPLEPSKVEDIICEVREVEHPDLCNYDNKPVEKGVVSNDYPTSSRVVENDNTDVIHNEIISKDGVNIPMHEKLGKVIDKNVCVQESLDGEKSDIAADKRPVNVLERKPLDLSERTIVSETQETVQPSDHAIDGSHVIDVQCADEVVKTTDTVRQTDFDFPKMEGYANTEDITKDVCNSGNQGRIIDLSRAASSSSPGKTRPISGRSLPTRAGRDVLSDTLDGDKLYRGRDEVYADSPHRFSRERHQDRNSRLNFGRGRGRVSNRIRGDWESEREYSGEFYNGPSQQFRGTRSKYASAIDDTDLEYNNVGPDDSYVVNGRLGRKPLNDGSYIAPRRRSPAGGRDGIQMGHRNPRGVSPNSRCIGGDGSELGGMRHSEKFMRGFADTLDSVYTRPQQFEGLDGRFSRGRGRNFSSMQRRGGLPRMRSKSPVRSRSRSPGQWSSPRRRSPRRRSPDSFGGHPEMTHRRSPLYRVDRMRSPDRPVFTGERVVRRHGSPQYISRPSNDMRDIDSARDHGHPRPVISNRSPSGRILIRNNRRFDVVDHRDRADNDEEYFGGGGAMHSGRMVEHNNSEGNGEERRRFGERRGPVRSFRPPYNNANNNGENFHLNAEDGPRQHYRFCSDESDFHERGNNLRERDFDRRMKGRTGNGPPRRTRNMDEQEENFRHGGQVWSDDGFDDISRVKRKRF; from the exons ATGCCGATTTCAGGACATGAAGAG AGTGGGGTAAAGTCCTTTGCTGGTCAATTTAGTGATTTAGTTGCAGGTGTGCCAATCAAGAAAAGGAGGTACCCACCTCTGTTTAGGTCTTCTTCTCCTCCTCCTCCGACTCCTTCTGAAGAACCATGTTCAATTGCTGAAGAAACTGAGTTACTACGAAAAGAAAATTCAAGCACTTCTCAAGGATCGACTCTATCAAATGTCAGTATTGCAGGTGCACCCATCAAGAAAAGGAGGTTTCCTTCTTCACTTCAAGCTTCTTTGGAAGAGGCTTCACGTCCGGAAAAAAGTCATGCCTTGCGAAAGGAACACTCGAGCATGTCACTGGGTTCAACCCTTTCCAACAGTTCTGCTGGGTTATCTGATACCATTGGAAACCCTGTATTTGAAGAAAAGAAATCAAGTTCTGATGTTACCATTGGAAACTCTGTATTTGAAGAAAAGAAATCAAGTTCTGATGTTACCAATGCTGGCATGGGGCAAAATAAATCTTTGCTTATGCCCAAACAGGAAAAATCAAACCTTGAAATTCCACCGTGTACTTTGGTTGTTGTGAATAGCAAAGAGAAGGTGGTCCTCAATGAAGGTAGTGATAAAAATCTGGGATCCCAAACAATTAAGCCTAATACGGAACTCTCATTGGCTGCAAAAGAAGGTCTTGGACTTAGCATTGGAGATGATGTTAGCAAACAAATTGTTCAAGACACACTTAAACAAGAGAGTCCCGTAGTTTCTGGAAGTACTAGCTTATCTTTAAGCATCAAGGAGCATTTGTTTACATCTGTTACAAGTCCGAAAATTAACAAAATTAATCCTGATCTTGATAAAGGAGAACCTGTCTCACTGGAATTATCTTTAAGCAAGGAGGAATGCAGTACTCATAGTTCAAATACTGATGCTAAAAGTGATAGTGACACTACTCGTGTTAATAGCAGGGCTAACTGGGATCTGAATACTACAATGGATGCATGGGATGAAGGGAGTGATGCCAGTTCTGTTAAAACTTCTATTGATGGGCTGAACATTACTCACAGTGCACATGATGAGAAACAGTTAATGAGCCCCACTAGGATGACACCACCAACAAGTGTTATATCTGTaatgcaagcatgcaaagagaGTCAGAACAATGATTTCATTACTTCTCCAGGTCTGCATGGGCAGCAGTATAAATACGTGGATTCACCTGATCTTTGTCTTTCTTCATCTAATGTTGAGGAACCCTCTAGAATATCTGTTAAACTAAATTCAGGCAATGCAACTCCCATTGTTAGTTTGCCAAGTCTGACAGGTACTGCTGGTGATGCAAATACTGCTAGTTTTAGGTTGGTAAAGCCAGAGCCAGTCGATGATAACTTAAAAAAGAATTTGAAAGTAGTTAATGCTGGTCCTGTAGATTCATTGGACAGTGTTGCTGTCAAACAAGAATTTATTCAACATTCAATTATCAAGCCATCTAATTCAACTGTTAGCAATTCAAAGTTGGTTGATTCTACAGTCATTAAATCTGAACCGTGTCACGAGGGTAGTCAGGAAAGATCCAAAACAGCAGAGAGTACTACTACAGCTCAGTTGAGTAAAGTGTTGCCACAAATATCATTAAGTTCTTCTGCTTCCATGACAGGGTCAGTTGTGTTGAATTCTACACAAGTTTCTGCAAAGGGAACTCATCCTGCTGTGAAAGCTGTCTGTACACCATTATTAACTTCCAGTAATATAATAGGTCAACTGGAAAATTGTAGTCGCGCAGGAGTTAATGTTGAGAAAGCATGTGAGAAAGTTTCGTCAAATCCTGAGCATGTTCCTCTGGTAACAGTTGCTTTTCCTATGGTTGGTACTGCTACAGAATTGGCTAATCATGGTTTGAAATATTCTTCTATTGTAACCAAGAAAGAAGTTGCCGATGATCATGATGGTTGCAGATTGAAACTCATGAATGAGCCTTTTGATCAACGAGACAGTGGTGAAGCCTGTGTTAGTGATGAAGAAAAGATAACCTTGTCTGCTGATATGTTGGAGGATGATTCTTATGGTTCTGATTTAGAGTCAGATGACAACCATGCTGTAACTGTTGCTGTAGACATTGGGCGATATGTTGAAGATGATGATTACGAGGATGGTGAGGTTCGAGAACCACTGGAGCCTTCCAAAGTGGAGGACATCATATGTGAGGTAAGAGAGGTAGAACATCCTGACTTATGTAATTATGATAATAAACCAGTGGAGAAAGGAGTTGTGAGTAATGATTATCCCACTTCATCTCGTGTGGTGGAAAATGACAATACGGATGTAATCCACAATGAAATAATTAGTAAAGATGGTGTGAACATTCCAATGCATGAGAAGCTTGGTAAAGTCATTGATAAAAATGTGTGTGTGCAAGAGTCATTGGATGGTGAAAAATCTGATATTGCTGCTGATAAGAGACCAGTTAATGTTTTGGAAAGGAAACCATTAGATCTTTCAGAAAGAACAATTGTCTCTGAAACACAGGAGACTGTACAGCCTTCCGATCATGCCATTGATGGAAGCCATGTGATAGATGTCCAATGTGCTGATGAGGTTGTGAAAACAACCGACACAGTTAGACAAACTGACTTTGATTTTCCTAAGATGGAAGGATATGCAAATACTGAAGATATAACTAAAGATGTTTGTAACAGTGGTAATCAAGGAAGAATAATAGATCTGTCACGAGCTGCTAGTTCCTCATCCCCTGGTAAAACCAGGCCTATTTCAGGCAGATCTCTTCCGACTCGAGCTGGAAGAGATGTATTGTCTGACACACTTGATGGGGACAAGTTATACAGAGGAAG AGATGAAGTTTACGCTGATTCTCCCCATAGATTTTCAAGAGAAAGACATCAAGACAGGAACTCTAGATTGAATTTTGGACGTGGTAGAGGAAGAGTTAGTAATCGAATTCGTGGTGACTGGGAATCTGAGCGCGAATATTCTGGTGAATTTTACAATGGTCCGAGTCAACAGTTCCGTGGCACGAGGTCAAAATATGCATCTGCTATTGATGATACTGATCTGGAGTACAATAATGTTGGACCAGATGACTCATATGTTGTCAATGGACGTTTAGGTAGAAAGCCATTGAATGATGGGTCTTACATTGCACCGAGAAGAAGGTCACCTGCAGGTGGAAGAGATGGCATCCAAATGGGGCATAGAAATCCAAGAGGGGTTAGCCCGAATAGTAGATGTATTGGGGGGGATGGTTCAGAGTTAGGTGGTATGAGGCATAGTGAGAAATTTATGAGGGGTTTTGCCGATACTCTAGATTCAGTGTATACACGCCCACAACAATTTGAAGGATTGGATGGTCGGTTTTCAAGAGGAAGGGGTAGGAATTTTTCTTCAATGCAGAGAAGGGGTGGTCTTCCTCGAATGCGGTCGAAGTCACCTGTCAGATCAAGGAGTCGTTCACCCGGTCAATGGTCATCTCCAAGAAGGAGATCCCCGAGAAGAAGATCCCCAGATAGTTTCGGTGGCCATCCTGAAATGACTCATAGAAGATCACCATTATACAGAGTTGACAGAATGAGATCCCCTGATCGACCTGTTTTCACTGGGGAGAGAGTGGTTAGGAGACATGGCTCGCCTCAATATATATCTCGACCTTCTAATGATATGAGGGACATTGATTCTGCTAGGGACCATGGTCATCCAAGGCCTGTCATTTCTAATAGGAGTCCATCTGGTAGGATTTTAATCAGGAACAACCGAAGATTTGATGTTGTAGATCACCGGGACAGAGCAGATAATGACGAAGAATACTTTGGTGGCGGTGGGGCTATGCATTCTGGCAGGATGGTAGAGCATAATAATAGTGAAGGAAATGGTGAGGAGAGGAGAAGATTTGGTGAGAGGCGAGGACCTGTTCGAAGTTTCAGGCCACCCTATAACAATGCTAATAATAATGGTGAGAACTTTCACCTTAATGCTGAAGATGGACCTAGACAACATTATAGATTCTGTTCAGACGAGTCAGATTTTCACGAGAGAGGTAACAACTTAAGGGAAAGGGACTTTGATAGACGAATGAAAGGTAGGACTGGAAATGGACCACCTAGAAGAACAAGAAACATGGATGAACAAGAAGAAAATTTCAGGCATGGTGGACAAGTTTGGAGTGACGATGGTTTTGATGATATTTCCCGAGTGAAAAGGAAAAGATTTTGA